The following are encoded in a window of Salvelinus sp. IW2-2015 unplaced genomic scaffold, ASM291031v2 Un_scaffold1879, whole genome shotgun sequence genomic DNA:
- the zgc:174888 gene encoding uncharacterized protein zgc:174888 — translation MLIACFQPQKWRSGLSHEDKRMSRSVLLLLSILTLQGSGCDDFLREVVKNLQTTLNSDHAGFRKVFPKDYWISHHYNVNLLCNTDPCCVFRAATVLSDSWLQLRSQLWPEHHSFEFISNLIQALDDRGMTKGRFEDPDPSVLPSVSSSPEKLLNFTSSVFSNGWSWGARPRWTLVLPHSGLSCWGGRKGALESKKVRLLTTRAVHRENEGETGMRLHTPPTNRTQHPKVGSY, via the exons ATGCTTATTGCATGCTTTCAACCACAGAAATGGAGAAGTGGCCTTTCTCATGAAGATAAAAGGATGTCACGATCAG TTTTACTGTTGCTATCAATATTGACACTCCAAGGTAGTGGATGTGATGACTTTTTGAGGGAGGTTGTCAAGAATCTTCAAACCACCCTTAACTCAGACCACGCTGGATTT CGTAAGGTGTTCCCTAAAGACTATTGGATTTCCCACCACTACAATGTCAACCTGCTGTGCAACACAGATCCG tgttgtgtgttccgagCTGCGACTGTTCTCTCTGACTCCTGGCTCCAGCTCCGCAGCCAGCTGTGGCCAGAGCACCATAGCTTCGAATTCATCTCCAACCTTATACAAGCCCTGGATGACAGGGGTATGACAAAAGGG AGATTTGAGGATCCTGACCCTTCAGTTCTtccctccgtctcctcctctccGGAGAAACTTCTCAACTTCACTTCATCTGTTTTCTCAAATGGCTGGAGCTGGGGTGCTCGGCCCCGGTGGACACTTGTCCTTCCCCACTCTGGCCTCTCCTGCTGGGGAGGAAGAAAGGGAGCTCTGGAAAGTAAAAAAGTGAGGTTATTAACCACACGAGCAGTTCACAGGGAGAATGAAGGGGAAACAGGGATGAGGTTACACACTCCACCAACCAATAGGACCCAACATCCAAAGGTGGGCTCCTATTAG